The proteins below come from a single Tenuifilum sp. 4138str genomic window:
- a CDS encoding RNA polymerase sigma factor, with amino-acid sequence MDEKELVQQVVQHNNHEAFSILVERYKKMVITTCMGFLGNFHDAEDIAQDVFVELYESLPEFRNESKLSTWLYRIAVNKSLNFLRRKKRETFLQNFLGNRTKDSAGQTIDEIIGKQHSDSNIELREQHKQLRQAMGMLPENQRIALVLSTYHELSYKEIAEVMETSVSSVESLLFRAKNNLRKIMVKTKP; translated from the coding sequence ATGGACGAGAAAGAGTTAGTTCAACAAGTTGTTCAACATAATAATCATGAAGCCTTTAGCATTTTAGTTGAAAGGTACAAAAAAATGGTTATTACCACCTGTATGGGCTTTTTAGGTAACTTTCACGATGCCGAAGATATTGCACAAGATGTGTTTGTTGAGCTATACGAGTCGTTGCCTGAATTCCGAAACGAGTCGAAACTCTCCACCTGGCTTTACCGAATAGCAGTAAACAAATCGCTCAACTTTTTAAGGCGTAAAAAAAGGGAAACATTCTTACAAAACTTTTTGGGAAACAGGACAAAAGATAGTGCTGGACAAACAATTGACGAAATTATTGGGAAACAGCATTCTGATAGTAACATTGAATTGAGAGAACAGCATAAACAGCTTCGGCAAGCAATGGGCATGCTACCCGAAAATCAGCGAATTGCTTTGGTACTTAGTACATACCATGAACTTTCGTACAAAGAGATTGCAGAAGTAATGGAGACTTCGGTCTCGTCGGTTGAGTCGCTTTTATTCAGGGCTAAAAATAACCTGCGCAAGATAATGGTTAAAACAAAACCCTAA
- a CDS encoding HAMP domain-containing protein produces MFKIRYKIITGFAILGIMLVISGLISIYELTKLGNQVNRLLMDNYRSIDFSKQMNFSLSLQERAVMLSIQGDKEKANSLFGNAVSTFNDNLLKASNNLTIPGEAGTVDSIALAFSKFKAKAEGFINEPSPSLQKYLTDVNPALEEVRRNVEDLLTLNQQNLNQMVSVLEKSPYRTILPGLIIVITSVIFTIIFNYMISYYLLSPIKRITKGIQNFTKYRRQYDVTIETRDEMFELNESVKDLILTKSIQKKNE; encoded by the coding sequence ATGTTCAAAATTCGTTACAAGATAATAACTGGCTTTGCCATACTTGGTATAATGCTGGTTATTTCAGGGTTAATATCCATTTATGAGCTTACCAAGCTGGGAAATCAGGTCAATAGGCTTCTTATGGACAACTACCGGAGTATCGATTTCTCAAAGCAGATGAACTTTAGCTTAAGCCTACAGGAAAGGGCTGTTATGTTATCCATTCAGGGTGATAAGGAAAAGGCAAATTCCCTTTTTGGTAATGCGGTGTCAACATTCAACGACAATCTGCTAAAGGCATCGAACAACCTGACCATACCTGGCGAGGCAGGCACAGTTGATTCAATTGCTTTGGCATTCTCAAAATTCAAAGCTAAGGCTGAAGGGTTTATTAATGAACCATCGCCAAGCCTTCAAAAATACCTAACCGATGTTAATCCTGCACTTGAAGAAGTGCGACGCAATGTGGAGGATTTATTAACCCTCAACCAGCAAAACCTGAACCAAATGGTTTCTGTACTGGAAAAAAGCCCTTACAGGACCATTTTACCAGGACTCATAATTGTTATTACCAGCGTTATTTTTACTATTATTTTCAACTACATGATTTCATACTATCTGTTAAGCCCAATAAAAAGAATAACAAAAGGGATTCAGAATTTTACAAAGTATAGAAGACAGTACGATGTAACAATAGAAACCCGCGATGAGATGTTTGAGCTTAACGAGTCGGTTAAGGACCTAATTCTTACCAAGAGCATTCAAAAGAAGAACGAATGA
- a CDS encoding Spy/CpxP family protein refolding chaperone produces the protein MNYFTKTRVLVAIIVVLGVTLLATIGTMVYGYYKQKQFADNVARNPQERMEQQANFLRDRLNLTPSQEDIFRKSRDEFHEKTVDINRKLQRVSIEIINELSSPEPDLKLIDSLVEHYGELHKAEKKVMIDHLMEIKSACTPEQFQKFQRIVEHSQRRMMQRHRQRFQNERMRRGDSIPPRIQ, from the coding sequence ATGAACTACTTTACCAAAACACGAGTGCTTGTAGCAATAATTGTAGTATTAGGAGTAACCTTACTGGCTACAATAGGCACAATGGTTTACGGCTACTACAAACAAAAACAGTTTGCTGACAATGTAGCCCGTAACCCGCAGGAACGAATGGAACAGCAAGCCAATTTTTTACGCGATAGGCTAAATCTTACACCCAGCCAGGAGGATATTTTCAGAAAATCTCGCGACGAGTTCCATGAAAAGACAGTTGATATTAACAGAAAGCTTCAAAGGGTTTCAATTGAAATTATCAATGAGCTTTCGTCGCCTGAACCGGATTTAAAACTTATCGATTCACTGGTTGAACATTATGGCGAGCTCCATAAGGCTGAAAAAAAGGTTATGATTGACCACCTGATGGAGATCAAGAGTGCATGCACTCCTGAACAGTTCCAAAAATTTCAAAGAATTGTGGAGCATTCGCAACGCCGAATGATGCAACGACATCGACAAAGATTTCAAAACGAACGCATGCGTAGGGGCGATTCTATTCCACCCCGAATTCAATAA
- a CDS encoding anti-sigma factor family protein, with product MRCKEVNSLMEGYLKGQLNGNAQLRVEEHLGACTKCQHNFVIHKSLKELANEEASGYTDNPFFASRVISRVEARKIPSHIEFRTRLIGYAAVAAALAIGLFIGNQLGTLGSKVISTNTNAEMLAEEYIPSGTETIYEYDFEELQNLNEK from the coding sequence ATGAGGTGCAAAGAAGTAAATAGTCTAATGGAGGGTTACCTTAAAGGCCAACTTAATGGTAATGCTCAACTTAGAGTAGAGGAGCATTTAGGCGCTTGCACCAAGTGTCAGCACAATTTTGTAATCCACAAATCACTAAAAGAACTTGCAAACGAAGAGGCTTCAGGATACACCGATAATCCATTCTTCGCAAGCAGGGTAATTAGCAGAGTTGAGGCTCGCAAAATTCCTAGCCATATTGAATTTAGAACACGTTTAATTGGATATGCTGCTGTGGCAGCTGCATTGGCAATAGGATTATTCATTGGAAACCAACTTGGTACACTGGGAAGTAAAGTTATTTCAACAAATACCAATGCCGAAATGCTTGCTGAGGAGTACATTCCATCTGGAACCGAAACCATTTATGAGTACGACTTTGAAGAGCTTCAAAATCTTAATGAAAAATAA
- a CDS encoding Spy/CpxP family protein refolding chaperone codes for MKRIGNIMMVVLLLVSTMGMAQGPRFRGGDGNTMQTAGKGYCYLNLTPEQEQKINDLRVKHLKEITPLRNELSEKQAHLRTLESADKPDMAAINKTIDEITSIKAKLMKARVAHRAEVSQLLTDEQRVLFNARGQKGKGMRGHRGNMRGGYGMGMGLGPCMGN; via the coding sequence ATGAAACGTATTGGAAACATTATGATGGTAGTGCTACTTTTAGTATCTACAATGGGTATGGCTCAAGGGCCAAGATTCCGAGGTGGCGATGGAAATACCATGCAAACAGCTGGAAAAGGTTACTGCTACCTAAATCTAACCCCTGAGCAGGAGCAAAAAATTAACGACCTTCGGGTTAAACACCTAAAAGAAATAACACCGCTCCGTAACGAGCTTAGCGAAAAGCAAGCGCATTTGAGAACACTTGAATCGGCTGATAAACCCGATATGGCAGCCATTAACAAAACAATCGATGAGATTACCTCAATCAAAGCAAAACTTATGAAAGCACGTGTAGCCCACAGGGCTGAGGTTTCGCAACTACTAACTGATGAACAACGTGTCCTGTTTAACGCACGTGGCCAAAAAGGTAAGGGCATGAGAGGACATCGCGGTAATATGCGCGGCGGTTACGGAATGGGAATGGGCTTAGGACCATGCATGGGCAACTAG